Proteins from one Mycobacterium sp. HUMS_12744610 genomic window:
- a CDS encoding glycosyltransferase family 4 protein, translating into MKILMVSWEYPPVVVGGLGRHVHHLSTALAEAGHDVVVLCRRPTGTDPSTHPTSDQIDEGVRVIAAAQDPHEFGFGTDMMAWTLAMGHAMVRAGLVIRRHGTSRPWRPDVVHAHDWLVAHPAIALAQFYDVPMVSTIHATEAGRHSGWVSGAISRQVHAIESWLVRESDSLITCSASMGEEITELFGPGLAGITVIRNGIDVTCWPFADRRPRTGPAELLYLGRLEYEKGVHDLIAALPRIRRTHPGTTLTVAGTGTQQGWLADQARKHRVLKAIRFVGHLGHTELLAVLHRADAAVLPSHYEPFGIVALEAAAAGTPLVTSDVGGLGEAVINGRTGVSCPPRDVAKLASAVRAVLDDPAAAQRRARAARERLTSDFSWQTVGEQTAQVYLAAKRAERQPQPRLPIVEHALPDR; encoded by the coding sequence GTGAAGATCCTGATGGTGTCGTGGGAGTACCCGCCGGTGGTGGTCGGCGGCCTCGGCCGGCATGTGCACCACCTGTCGACCGCGCTGGCCGAAGCCGGTCACGACGTCGTGGTCCTGTGCCGGCGTCCCACGGGCACCGACCCCAGCACGCACCCGACCTCCGACCAGATCGACGAGGGCGTCCGCGTGATCGCGGCCGCACAGGACCCGCACGAATTCGGCTTCGGCACCGACATGATGGCCTGGACCCTGGCGATGGGCCACGCGATGGTGCGGGCCGGGCTGGTTATCAGACGGCACGGCACCAGCCGGCCGTGGCGCCCCGACGTCGTGCACGCACACGACTGGCTGGTCGCCCATCCGGCCATCGCGCTGGCCCAATTCTACGACGTGCCAATGGTTTCCACGATCCACGCCACCGAGGCCGGGCGGCATTCCGGCTGGGTGTCCGGGGCGATCAGCCGGCAGGTGCACGCCATCGAGTCGTGGCTGGTGCGCGAATCCGACTCGCTGATCACGTGTTCGGCGTCGATGGGCGAGGAGATCACCGAGCTGTTCGGCCCCGGCCTGGCCGGCATCACCGTGATCCGCAACGGTATCGACGTGACGTGCTGGCCGTTCGCGGACCGCCGCCCGCGCACCGGGCCGGCCGAACTGCTCTACCTCGGCCGGCTGGAATACGAGAAGGGCGTGCACGACCTCATCGCCGCCCTGCCAAGGATCCGGCGCACCCACCCCGGCACCACCCTGACCGTCGCCGGGACCGGCACCCAACAGGGATGGCTCGCCGACCAGGCCCGAAAACACCGGGTGCTCAAGGCGATTCGGTTCGTCGGGCATCTCGGCCACACCGAGCTACTGGCGGTGCTGCACCGCGCCGACGCCGCGGTGCTGCCCAGCCATTACGAACCGTTCGGGATCGTTGCCCTGGAGGCCGCCGCGGCCGGCACCCCGCTGGTGACGTCGGACGTCGGCGGCCTGGGCGAGGCGGTGATCAACGGACGGACCGGCGTGTCGTGCCCGCCGCGCGACGTGGCGAAGCTGGCGTCCGCGGTACGCGCGGTGCTCGACGATCCGGCGGCCGCGCAGCGGCGCGCCCGCGCGGCCCGCGAGCGGCTGACCTCCGACTTCTCCTGGCAGACGGTCGGCGAGCAGACCGCCCAGGTATACCTGGCGGCCAAGCGCGCCGAACGCCAGCCGCAGCCCCGGCTGCCGATCGTCGAGCACGCGCTGCCCGATCGTTAG
- a CDS encoding TIGR01777 family oxidoreductase, with protein MALEFSSVVDAPRDDVFAWYARPGAFERLSPPWQPMRLVAEAASLKDGRAELALPGGLRWIAVHQPDGYDPPRRFVDTVGGDGIASLPTRIAMRWKHIHEFEDLGERTRVIDRVETPVPGAALRAMFAYRYRQLADDLAAHRLAAERGLAPLTVAVTGSSGLVGSALTAFLSTGGHRVVRLVRGAPRSGDERHWNPDDPDPDLLTGVDAVIHLAGASIAGRFTGAHRRAIRDSRIGPTRRLAELAGRTDPAPAAFVSASAIGYYGYDRGDEVLTEDSGRGDGFLADVVADWEDAAAPAEEAGVRVVRVRTGIVQSPRGGTLRLLRPLFSAGLGGRLGSGRQWLSWIGIDDLVDVYHRALWDDALTGAVNAVAPQPVRNDEYTHTLARVLHRPALLPVPPLGPRLLLGAQGARELACASQRVLPRKLEAAEHRFRRPGLDQTLRHLLGRTG; from the coding sequence ATGGCTCTGGAATTCTCGAGCGTGGTCGATGCGCCCCGCGATGACGTCTTCGCCTGGTACGCCAGGCCGGGTGCTTTCGAACGACTCTCGCCGCCGTGGCAGCCGATGCGGCTCGTGGCCGAGGCCGCCTCGCTGAAAGACGGACGCGCCGAGCTCGCGCTGCCGGGCGGGCTGCGCTGGATCGCCGTGCACCAACCGGACGGCTACGACCCCCCGCGGCGTTTCGTCGACACCGTCGGCGGCGACGGGATCGCCTCGCTGCCGACGCGCATCGCCATGCGCTGGAAACACATTCACGAGTTCGAGGACCTGGGCGAACGGACCCGGGTGATCGACCGGGTCGAGACGCCGGTGCCCGGTGCGGCGCTGCGCGCGATGTTCGCCTACCGGTACCGGCAGCTGGCCGACGACCTGGCGGCCCACCGGCTGGCGGCCGAGCGAGGCCTCGCACCGCTGACCGTGGCCGTCACGGGGTCTTCGGGATTGGTGGGTTCGGCGCTGACGGCATTCTTGAGCACCGGCGGCCATCGCGTCGTGCGGCTGGTGCGCGGCGCCCCGCGCTCCGGCGACGAGCGGCACTGGAACCCCGACGATCCCGACCCCGACCTGCTGACCGGGGTCGACGCCGTGATCCATCTGGCCGGCGCCTCGATCGCCGGACGGTTCACCGGAGCCCACCGGCGCGCGATCCGCGACAGCCGCATCGGCCCCACCCGCCGCCTGGCCGAACTGGCGGGCCGCACCGACCCCGCGCCCGCGGCGTTCGTCTCGGCGTCGGCGATCGGGTACTACGGGTACGACCGCGGCGATGAGGTCCTCACGGAGGACAGCGGCCGCGGAGACGGGTTTTTGGCCGACGTCGTCGCCGACTGGGAGGACGCGGCCGCGCCGGCCGAGGAGGCCGGGGTGCGCGTGGTGCGGGTGCGCACCGGCATCGTGCAATCCCCCCGCGGCGGCACCCTGCGGCTGCTGCGTCCGCTGTTCTCCGCCGGACTGGGCGGGCGGCTGGGCAGCGGCCGGCAATGGCTGTCCTGGATCGGCATCGACGACCTGGTCGACGTGTACCACCGCGCGCTGTGGGACGACGCGCTGACCGGTGCGGTCAACGCCGTTGCCCCGCAACCGGTTCGCAACGACGAATACACCCACACCCTGGCCCGTGTGCTGCATCGTCCCGCGCTGCTGCCGGTCCCGCCGCTGGGCCCACGGCTGCTGCTCGGCGCGCAGGGCGCCCGCGAACTCGCGTGCGCCAGCCAGCGCGTGCTCCCCCGCAAGCTCGAAGCGGCCGAACACCGGTTCCGCCGGCCCGGCCTCGATCAGACCCTGCGTCACCTGCTTGGGCGCACCGGCTGA
- a CDS encoding GH12 family glycosyl hydrolase domain-containing protein — protein sequence MAFTAFDPELMSTAVSQAAGIGSSLRSAYSAADVSTTSVATAAQDEVSGAIAAVFSAHAQRFQALGTQAAAFHAQFVAALHRVQGAYGAAEAANTTSLGTLENAIAQVPWFSPVKDLTGRPLFGNGANGMAGTGQAGGSGGWLIGNGGNGGTGASGQTGGAGGAGGWFGNGGNGGTGGAGAAGGTGGHGGLLVGNGGNGGTGGQAVAGVNGGNPGAGGMGGQPGLIGRAGSDGQTGAPLTGGGGGSTGGGGSSGGTVISDQYGTAIIENAYIVQNNAYNIGGGQQTITVSSTGFAITALTGSAPTNGAPLSYPSVYLGGAYNNISPHSPLPDQLSQIQTATSSISYTYPSSGTYDASYDIWLNPTPNTSTVNQQEIMIWFNHVGPIQPVGSDVGTATIDGKQFAVWEGYNGQNQVVSYVADSPINSWNNMNVLGFVDNTETWEPSVNSSWYLTSIQAGFEPWNGSVGAAVDTFSASINGTP from the coding sequence GTGGCATTCACCGCATTTGACCCGGAGTTGATGTCGACGGCCGTGTCGCAGGCGGCCGGTATCGGCTCCTCGCTGCGTTCGGCCTACAGCGCCGCGGACGTCTCGACCACCTCGGTGGCGACCGCGGCCCAAGATGAGGTGTCGGGGGCGATCGCGGCGGTGTTTTCCGCACACGCCCAACGGTTCCAGGCTCTGGGCACCCAGGCGGCGGCGTTTCACGCCCAGTTCGTGGCGGCGCTGCACCGGGTGCAGGGCGCCTACGGCGCCGCAGAGGCGGCCAACACCACCTCCCTGGGCACGCTGGAGAACGCGATCGCCCAGGTGCCGTGGTTCTCCCCGGTGAAGGATCTGACCGGGCGGCCGTTGTTCGGCAACGGCGCCAACGGCATGGCGGGCACGGGGCAGGCCGGCGGATCGGGTGGCTGGTTGATCGGCAACGGCGGCAACGGTGGCACCGGTGCGTCCGGCCAGACCGGCGGGGCCGGCGGGGCCGGCGGGTGGTTCGGCAACGGCGGCAACGGGGGCACCGGCGGGGCCGGTGCGGCGGGCGGGACCGGTGGTCATGGTGGCCTGCTGGTCGGCAACGGCGGCAACGGCGGCACCGGCGGACAGGCGGTCGCGGGCGTCAACGGCGGAAATCCCGGCGCGGGCGGCATGGGCGGGCAGCCAGGATTGATCGGCCGCGCGGGAAGCGACGGTCAGACCGGCGCGCCCTTGACGGGCGGCGGCGGCGGGTCGACGGGCGGGGGTGGCTCCAGCGGCGGCACCGTGATCTCCGATCAATACGGAACGGCCATCATCGAAAACGCCTACATAGTGCAGAACAACGCGTACAACATCGGGGGCGGGCAGCAGACGATCACCGTCAGCTCCACCGGTTTCGCGATCACCGCCCTGACCGGCTCGGCTCCCACCAACGGCGCGCCGCTGTCCTACCCGTCGGTCTATTTGGGCGGGGCCTACAACAACATCTCCCCGCACAGCCCTTTGCCGGACCAGCTGAGCCAAATCCAAACCGCGACGAGCAGCATCAGCTATACCTACCCCAGTAGCGGCACCTACGACGCCTCCTACGACATCTGGCTGAATCCCACGCCGAACACATCCACGGTCAACCAGCAGGAGATCATGATCTGGTTCAACCATGTCGGCCCCATCCAGCCGGTCGGCTCCGATGTGGGCACCGCCACGATCGACGGAAAGCAGTTCGCGGTGTGGGAAGGCTACAACGGCCAGAACCAGGTGGTCTCCTACGTCGCGGACTCGCCGATCAACTCGTGGAACAACATGAATGTGTTGGGCTTCGTCGACAACACCGAAACCTGGGAGCCGTCGGTGAACAGCTCGTGGTACCTGACCAGCATCCAGGCGGGGTTCGAGCCCTGGAACGGCAGCGTCGGCGCGGCGGTCGATACATTTTCCGCCAGCATCAACGGCACTCCCTGA
- a CDS encoding phosphodiesterase, which translates to MAALSATHTAIAAWLEHNSATAERRIRVRANGYGRLLPIASSSVLARVSKAAGTPGPLQGFVGPAVRLQASTPWDVLVVSSGSGVLARAVALRPATSWTGQTMTGLMPFGYRGRNWWLRARLCSDIDGPGLSLAAVRRRLVAGGIGMALDQARGRGDFTPLARLRMTGPFDPAPGEDVSLDPVVNLAPGLNLRPAWLAGLRESAYRRSREGRDAEAVQPVRPSR; encoded by the coding sequence ATGGCTGCGCTCAGCGCCACACACACGGCGATCGCCGCATGGCTCGAGCACAACAGCGCGACCGCCGAGCGGAGAATCCGCGTGCGCGCCAACGGCTACGGACGGCTGCTGCCGATCGCCTCGTCGAGCGTGCTCGCGCGGGTGTCCAAGGCCGCCGGGACACCGGGCCCGCTGCAAGGCTTCGTCGGCCCGGCCGTGCGGTTGCAGGCGTCGACGCCATGGGACGTCCTGGTCGTCTCCTCGGGTTCGGGCGTGCTGGCCCGGGCGGTGGCGCTACGGCCCGCCACCTCGTGGACCGGGCAGACCATGACCGGCCTCATGCCGTTCGGCTATCGGGGTAGAAACTGGTGGCTGCGGGCGCGGCTCTGCAGCGACATCGACGGCCCGGGGCTGTCGCTGGCCGCCGTGCGGCGGCGGCTTGTGGCCGGCGGAATCGGGATGGCGCTCGACCAAGCTCGCGGCAGAGGCGATTTCACGCCGCTGGCCCGGCTGAGGATGACCGGGCCGTTCGATCCGGCGCCGGGCGAGGACGTGTCGCTCGACCCGGTCGTCAACCTCGCGCCCGGGCTGAACCTGCGCCCGGCCTGGCTGGCCGGCCTGCGGGAAAGCGCATACCGGCGCAGCCGGGAGGGCCGCGACGCCGAAGCAGTTCAGCCGGTGCGCCCAAGCAGGTGA
- a CDS encoding polyprenyl synthetase family protein encodes MRSEVPADGVAAPPDITQLDSWRAWLRRAVLTAVTDFVTDRCDEELGSAGVDVAGEILLEFLDGGKCLRSTFIYLGWLCGAPASDAALWAAGSLELLHAFALLQDDVMDDSASRRGRPAAHVQFADWHRGRGLSGSSRRFGESAAVLLGDLCLIWAEQMLRDSGLAPDQLQRAWPRYDAMRSELAVGQFADLANDVRDLPTMESVLAVARLKSGNYTVRRPLEIGAAMAGCGERVLGGLGDYGCAVGEAFQLRDDILGVFGSPAVTGKPSGGDLLERKATSVVVAAHQLADASTRRQFRELMDDDRLDAAAVDHWRTLILSTGAVQWIEQLIAERVAAARKALDRSGIGGEIRGALVDMAGVCTRRAA; translated from the coding sequence TTGCGCAGCGAAGTTCCCGCCGACGGCGTGGCCGCACCACCCGACATCACCCAGCTGGACTCCTGGCGGGCCTGGCTGCGGCGTGCGGTGCTCACCGCGGTCACCGACTTCGTCACCGATCGGTGCGACGAGGAGCTGGGCTCGGCCGGCGTCGACGTGGCCGGCGAGATCCTGCTGGAGTTCCTCGACGGCGGCAAATGCCTGCGCTCGACGTTCATATACCTGGGCTGGCTGTGCGGCGCACCGGCGAGCGACGCGGCCCTGTGGGCGGCCGGCAGCCTGGAGTTGTTGCACGCGTTCGCCCTGCTGCAGGACGACGTGATGGACGACTCGGCGTCCCGGCGGGGCCGGCCCGCTGCGCACGTCCAGTTCGCCGACTGGCATCGCGGGCGCGGGCTGTCCGGCTCGTCGCGCCGCTTCGGGGAATCGGCCGCGGTCCTGCTCGGCGACCTGTGCCTGATCTGGGCCGAACAGATGCTGCGCGACAGCGGGCTGGCGCCCGACCAGCTGCAGCGGGCCTGGCCGCGCTACGACGCCATGCGCAGCGAACTGGCCGTGGGCCAATTCGCCGACCTGGCGAACGACGTGCGCGACCTGCCCACGATGGAGTCGGTGCTGGCCGTGGCCAGGCTCAAGTCGGGTAACTACACCGTGCGCCGCCCGCTGGAGATCGGCGCCGCGATGGCCGGCTGCGGCGAGCGCGTGCTGGGCGGACTGGGCGACTACGGCTGCGCCGTCGGCGAGGCGTTCCAGCTGCGCGATGACATCCTCGGCGTGTTCGGGAGCCCCGCCGTGACGGGCAAACCCAGCGGCGGGGACCTGCTGGAACGCAAGGCCACCAGCGTGGTGGTCGCCGCCCACCAGCTGGCCGACGCGTCGACGCGCCGCCAGTTCCGGGAGCTGATGGACGACGACCGGCTCGACGCGGCCGCCGTCGACCACTGGCGCACCCTGATCCTGTCCACCGGTGCGGTGCAGTGGATCGAGCAACTGATCGCCGAGCGTGTCGCCGCGGCGCGGAAAGCCCTGGACCGCAGCGGGATCGGCGGCGAAATCCGGGGCGCGCTGGTCGACATGGCCGGTGTGTGCACGCGGCGGGCGGCATGA
- the crtI gene encoding phytoene desaturase family protein, producing MRTIRGRTDHVVVVGAGFAGLSAALHLAGRGREVTVVEQQPWPGGRAGRRDVAGYRIDTGPTVITMPDIIDEVFAAVGENRSQRLDLRPVDPAYRAMFADGGAIDVHTDADRMTAAVREFAGPQQAAGYLRLRDWLDRLYRTEFDGFISANFDSPLSLLNGRLARLAAIGGFRRWDTMVKRHISDPRLRRVFTFQSLYAGVAPQQALAVYAVIAYMDTVAGVFFPRGGVRALPDALAAAAADAGVRFRYGTAVTALDRTVDRVTAVHTAQGERIACDAAVLTTELPQTYALLGHRPRRPLGLRAAPSAVVLHVGCRAATAPPPAHHTILFGSAWEQTFTDIIRDGRLMTDPSLLVTRPTASDPALAPDGRDLLYVLAPAPNLSRGGIDWAATGERYADTLLDIVQDRLLPGLRADAEVLHVDTPADWAHQGMAAGTPFALAHTFAQTGPFRPANTVRGIENAVLAGSSTVPGVGVPTTLISGRLAADRITGTSGRPARRFDLKARRP from the coding sequence ATGCGCACGATACGGGGGCGCACCGACCACGTCGTGGTCGTCGGCGCCGGATTCGCCGGGCTGTCCGCGGCGCTGCACCTGGCCGGCCGCGGCCGCGAGGTAACGGTGGTCGAGCAGCAGCCCTGGCCGGGCGGGCGGGCCGGGCGGCGCGACGTCGCCGGCTACCGCATCGACACCGGGCCCACGGTGATCACGATGCCCGACATCATCGACGAGGTCTTCGCCGCGGTCGGCGAAAACCGTTCGCAGCGGCTCGATCTGCGGCCGGTGGACCCGGCGTACCGGGCGATGTTCGCCGACGGCGGTGCGATCGACGTGCACACCGACGCCGACCGCATGACCGCCGCGGTGCGGGAATTCGCCGGGCCGCAACAGGCCGCGGGCTACCTTCGGCTGCGGGACTGGCTGGACCGGCTGTACCGCACCGAGTTCGACGGCTTCATCTCCGCGAACTTCGACTCCCCGCTGTCGCTGCTCAACGGCCGGCTGGCCCGGCTCGCGGCGATCGGCGGGTTCCGCCGCTGGGACACGATGGTCAAGCGCCACATCAGCGATCCGCGCCTGCGGCGGGTGTTCACCTTCCAGTCGCTCTACGCCGGGGTCGCGCCGCAGCAGGCCCTGGCGGTCTATGCGGTGATCGCCTACATGGACACGGTCGCCGGGGTGTTCTTCCCCCGCGGCGGGGTGCGGGCCCTGCCCGACGCGCTGGCCGCGGCGGCCGCCGACGCCGGGGTGCGGTTCCGCTACGGCACGGCCGTCACCGCGCTGGACCGCACCGTCGACCGGGTCACCGCGGTCCACACCGCGCAGGGCGAGCGCATCGCCTGCGACGCGGCCGTGCTGACCACCGAGTTGCCGCAGACCTACGCGCTGCTGGGCCACCGGCCGCGCCGGCCGCTCGGGCTGCGCGCCGCGCCGTCGGCGGTGGTGCTGCACGTCGGCTGCCGCGCCGCCACCGCACCGCCGCCGGCGCACCACACCATCCTGTTCGGCAGCGCCTGGGAGCAGACCTTCACCGACATCATCCGCGACGGCCGGCTCATGACGGACCCCTCGCTGCTGGTCACCCGGCCGACGGCAAGCGACCCGGCCCTGGCCCCCGACGGTCGCGACCTGCTCTACGTGCTGGCGCCGGCACCGAACCTGTCGCGCGGCGGTATCGACTGGGCGGCCACCGGCGAGCGCTACGCGGACACCCTGCTCGACATCGTGCAGGACAGGCTGCTGCCGGGCCTGCGCGCGGACGCCGAGGTGCTGCACGTCGATACCCCCGCGGACTGGGCCCACCAGGGCATGGCGGCCGGCACCCCCTTCGCGCTGGCCCACACGTTCGCCCAGACCGGGCCGTTCCGGCCGGCCAACACCGTGCGCGGCATCGAGAACGCGGTGCTCGCCGGCTCGTCGACCGTGCCCGGCGTGGGGGTGCCCACTACGCTGATCTCGGGCCGGCTGGCCGCCGACCGCATCACCGGCACCTCCGGGCGGCCGGCGAGACGTTTCGACCTGAAAGCGCGGCGACCATGA
- a CDS encoding phytoene/squalene synthase family protein: MIRTELDAAGITDPGLRAAYRRCRQIAAEHGRTYFLATRLLAPDQRPAVHALYGFARHADDILDDLDPSVDVAARAESLQRLSDRFFAGGDLREEPVLAAADDTVRRYGIAADLFEDFLASMRMDLSVTDYPDRAALDRYMRGSAEVIGLQMLPVLGTVVSSDEAAPYAAALGRAFQLTNFLRDVDEDLRRGRVYLPADELAAHGVDRELLTWCHDHHRTDPRVRAALAAQHDVTRDIYRFAAEGIALLQPRSRPCVATALTLYSEILDCIESSDFSVFGRRATVGISRRLQVAGGGLLRSWRARLAPPEHRKPGAA; the protein is encoded by the coding sequence ATGATCCGCACCGAACTCGACGCCGCGGGAATCACCGACCCGGGGTTGCGTGCGGCGTACCGCCGGTGCCGCCAGATCGCGGCCGAGCACGGTCGCACCTACTTCCTGGCCACCCGGCTGCTCGCCCCGGACCAGCGCCCGGCGGTACACGCGCTGTACGGCTTCGCCCGCCACGCCGACGACATCCTCGACGACCTCGACCCGTCCGTGGACGTCGCCGCGCGCGCGGAAAGCCTCCAGCGGCTCTCCGATCGTTTCTTCGCCGGCGGCGACCTTCGTGAGGAGCCCGTGCTGGCCGCGGCCGACGACACCGTGCGACGTTACGGAATTGCCGCAGACCTGTTCGAGGACTTTCTCGCCTCGATGCGGATGGATCTGTCCGTCACCGATTATCCCGACCGGGCCGCGCTGGACCGGTACATGCGCGGCTCGGCGGAAGTCATTGGGCTGCAGATGCTTCCGGTGCTCGGCACGGTGGTTTCCAGCGACGAGGCGGCCCCGTACGCGGCCGCGCTGGGGCGCGCCTTCCAGCTCACCAACTTTCTGCGCGACGTCGACGAGGACCTGCGGCGCGGCCGGGTCTACCTGCCCGCCGACGAACTCGCCGCCCACGGCGTCGACCGCGAGCTGCTGACGTGGTGTCACGACCACCACCGCACCGACCCCCGGGTGCGCGCGGCACTGGCGGCCCAGCACGACGTCACCCGCGACATCTACCGGTTCGCCGCCGAGGGCATCGCGCTGCTGCAACCGCGTTCCCGGCCCTGTGTCGCCACCGCACTGACGCTCTACTCTGAGATACTCGACTGCATTGAGAGCAGTGATTTCTCGGTGTTCGGCCGGCGCGCCACCGTCGGCATCTCGCGACGGCTGCAGGTCGCCGGCGGCGGGCTGCTGCGGTCGTGGCGCGCGCGGCTGGCCCCCCCCGAGCACCGCAAGCCCGGTGCGGCATGA
- a CDS encoding lycopene cyclase domain-containing protein, translating to MSEGWQYLIVLGLCLAITAPLEFFGAGVYRRPRRVVRAVAPVAAVFLVWDAVAIAAGVWTYNPCYISGVHLPFRVPLEEALFFVVIPLCALLTYNAVTTILDRARRR from the coding sequence ATGAGCGAGGGCTGGCAATACCTGATCGTGCTGGGGCTGTGCCTGGCGATCACGGCGCCGCTGGAGTTCTTCGGCGCCGGCGTCTACCGCCGGCCCCGGCGGGTCGTACGTGCGGTGGCCCCGGTCGCCGCGGTGTTCCTGGTCTGGGACGCGGTCGCGATCGCCGCCGGGGTGTGGACGTACAACCCGTGCTACATCAGCGGCGTCCACCTCCCGTTCCGGGTTCCCCTGGAGGAGGCGCTGTTCTTCGTGGTGATCCCGCTGTGCGCGTTGCTGACCTACAACGCGGTCACCACGATCCTCGACCGGGCCAGGCGGCGATGA
- a CDS encoding lycopene cyclase domain-containing protein, which translates to MTGLGYTLPAVLAVFLVVALEFGLLHTGLFRRPAYWLSMLIVLGFQVPVDGWLTKRSAPIVIYDQRQTSGVRFPFDIPVEDFLFGFALVTAVLMLWEGRRARR; encoded by the coding sequence ATGACCGGCCTGGGCTACACCCTGCCGGCCGTGCTGGCCGTGTTCCTCGTCGTGGCGCTGGAGTTCGGGCTGCTGCACACCGGGCTCTTCCGGCGGCCCGCCTACTGGCTGTCGATGCTGATCGTGCTCGGCTTCCAGGTGCCGGTCGACGGCTGGCTGACCAAGCGCAGCGCACCGATCGTGATCTACGACCAGCGCCAGACCAGCGGCGTACGGTTCCCGTTCGACATCCCGGTCGAGGATTTCCTGTTCGGCTTCGCGCTGGTCACCGCGGTGCTGATGCTGTGGGAGGGCCGACGTGCGCGTCGCTAG
- a CDS encoding class I SAM-dependent methyltransferase translates to MRVARAGLPRGEVPGAFDVGAAAYDRLVGANPGYHANLRRSAERMRIPGRGKGLRLLDAGCGTGASTAALLSVAPEAEIVAVDAAGGMLEAARAKPWPPSVRFVHSRIEDLAAHGEVRGPFDGILAAYLLRNLADPDGQLRAFRALLRPGGTLAVHEYSVRDSRAATRIWHAVCWGIIIPSGWWRTRDTTLYRHLWRSVLAFDGAARFRRRMLEAGFTDVDSQTMPGWERDVVHTFLGYAPPEDAKR, encoded by the coding sequence GTGCGCGTCGCTAGGGCGGGCCTGCCGCGCGGTGAGGTGCCCGGCGCCTTCGACGTCGGCGCCGCCGCCTACGACCGGCTGGTCGGCGCCAACCCGGGCTACCACGCCAACCTGCGGCGGTCGGCGGAACGCATGCGAATTCCCGGTCGCGGCAAGGGTTTACGGCTGCTCGATGCGGGCTGCGGCACCGGCGCGTCGACGGCCGCGCTGCTGTCGGTGGCCCCCGAGGCCGAGATCGTCGCCGTCGACGCCGCCGGCGGCATGCTGGAGGCGGCGCGCGCCAAGCCGTGGCCGCCGTCGGTGCGGTTCGTGCACTCGCGCATCGAGGACCTCGCCGCGCACGGTGAGGTCCGGGGGCCGTTCGACGGCATCCTGGCCGCCTACCTGCTGCGCAACCTCGCCGACCCGGACGGCCAGCTGCGGGCGTTTCGGGCGCTGCTGCGCCCCGGCGGGACCCTGGCGGTGCACGAGTACTCGGTGCGCGACTCGCGCGCCGCGACCAGGATCTGGCACGCGGTGTGCTGGGGCATCATCATCCCGTCGGGCTGGTGGCGCACCCGCGACACCACGCTGTACCGGCACCTGTGGCGCAGCGTGCTGGCCTTCGACGGTGCGGCGCGCTTCCGCCGCCGGATGCTCGAGGCCGGGTTCACCGACGTGGACAGCCAGACCATGCCGGGCTGGGAACGCGACGTCGTGCACACCTTCCTGGGATACGCGCCACCGGAGGACGCGAAACGATGA